CTTCATCCCCTTCATTACCTGTGGAGACCCCGACCTGGAGACGACAAAAGCCTTGGTCCTTGCCATGGAGAAAAGTGGTGCCGACCTCATAGAACTGGGCATTCCCTTCTCAGACCCCATTGCAGAGGGTCCTGTTATCCAAAAAGCGGATAAACGAGCTTTGCAATCGGGGACAACTGCTGACAGGATTTTCTCCCTGGTTGCAGAGATTCGCCTCGAAACTGACATTCCCTTGGTGTTCATGACCTATATAAACCCAATATTCACCTACGGTAAAGCCCGCTTTTTAACGCGTTGCAAAGAAGTGGGAATCGACGGGATCATAGTGCCAGACCTACCCTATGAGGAACAGGATGAACTCAAAGGTTTCTGCTCTGAGTCTGGCGTCACCCTCATCAGTATGATCGCCCCTACCAGCAGAGAGCGGATACAGATGGTAGCCAAAGAAGCTGAGGGTTTTCTCTACTGCGTATCGTCTCTAGGGGTTACCGGAGAGCGTTCAGCCATAGGTGATGCTGCAATGATGATGGTAGAAGAGGCAAAGAAGGCTACTACGATCCCCTGTTGTATCGGCTTTGGTATTTCCAATGCAGAGCAAGCCAAGGCCATGGCTTCCTTTGCCGATGGGGTAATCGTCGGTTCAGCTATCGTACGGCTGATAGCAGAGAACGGAAAAGACAGCATCCAACCGGTTTCCAAATTTGTCAGTGCAATGAAGACGGCAATAGCAACGACTGCATAGAGATGACACACGCTTGATTTCTTCCTTGAAGCAAGGGAGAACTCGAACGCAGATGTTTCTATGTATAGTATTTAACAGGAGAAGCCATGTATAGCCTTACTTTGAAACAAGCCCGTGCCTTGGCTGCAGAGAACGAGGGAGACCTTATCCCTATTTCCACTGAACTGTTCAGCGACCGATACACTCCCATCACAGTGCTTGAGACGCTCAAGGAAACAAGCAGCCATTGCTATCTCCTTGAAAGCGTGGATGACCGGCAAAAATGGGGACGGTATTCCTTTCTTGGATTGAACCCCAGCATGGAAATCACGTGTAGTGACCATTGCCTCACCATAACCGATGAAAACGGGATTACGAATCTCAAGGACAACCCAAGCAAGGTCATCCGATCCATTCTCGCAACACATAAAAGCATAGCCGTCCCTTCCCTTCCCCCGTTCACCGGCGGACTGGTAGGATACTTTTCCTATGACTACTTCAAATATGCGGAACCGAGTTTGCAACTCGATGCAGAGGACAACGAACAATTCAAGGATGTCGATTTGATGCTATTTGACAAGGTAATCTGCTTCGACAATTACCGTCAGAAACTCATCCTGATCGCAAATATTGCAACCAAGAATCTCGAGACCAGTTACCAGAAAGCCATTTTGCAACTGGAGTCCTTGAAAAACCTTATTGTAAACAAACCGGCACTCACCCATCAGAGCGGGAAACTGCTAGGACCCATGGAAAGCCTGTTCAGCGAAGACCAATTCTGTTCTATGGTCGAACAGGCAAAGCGCCATATTTTTGAAGGCGATATCTTTCAGGTAGTGCTCTCAAACCGCCTGAGCGCACTCTTTGAGGGAAGCCTGCTCGATACCTACCGATACCTGCGCACCTCAAATCCTTCGCCCTACATGTTCTACTTCAG
The sequence above is a segment of the Sphaerochaeta pleomorpha str. Grapes genome. Coding sequences within it:
- the trpE gene encoding anthranilate synthase component I; translation: MYSLTLKQARALAAENEGDLIPISTELFSDRYTPITVLETLKETSSHCYLLESVDDRQKWGRYSFLGLNPSMEITCSDHCLTITDENGITNLKDNPSKVIRSILATHKSIAVPSLPPFTGGLVGYFSYDYFKYAEPSLQLDAEDNEQFKDVDLMLFDKVICFDNYRQKLILIANIATKNLETSYQKAILQLESLKNLIVNKPALTHQSGKLLGPMESLFSEDQFCSMVEQAKRHIFEGDIFQVVLSNRLSALFEGSLLDTYRYLRTSNPSPYMFYFSGCDVEIAGASPETLVNLQEGNLHTFPLAGTRKRGKNEEEDRQNERELLSDEKELAEHNMLVDLGRNDLGKISEFGSVVVEKYLSVEHFSHVMHIGSTVKGTLKNGYDALDAIEAVLPAGTLSGAPKLRACEIINKLENNKRGIYGGAIGYIAFSGNMDTCIAIRIAYKKNGKVFVRSGAGIVADSNPYNEYQECINKAKAVTEAIESVSGGLL
- the trpA gene encoding tryptophan synthase subunit alpha, with the protein product MSRIANAFLKGKAFIPFITCGDPDLETTKALVLAMEKSGADLIELGIPFSDPIAEGPVIQKADKRALQSGTTADRIFSLVAEIRLETDIPLVFMTYINPIFTYGKARFLTRCKEVGIDGIIVPDLPYEEQDELKGFCSESGVTLISMIAPTSRERIQMVAKEAEGFLYCVSSLGVTGERSAIGDAAMMMVEEAKKATTIPCCIGFGISNAEQAKAMASFADGVIVGSAIVRLIAENGKDSIQPVSKFVSAMKTAIATTA